The following proteins are co-located in the Conyzicola lurida genome:
- a CDS encoding GNAT family N-acetyltransferase, whose product MTEPVINQVAERNRFTLSIGDEVIGKALYTDADGRRTFVHTEVDPAHEGHGYASLLISTAVAETRDQNLRIVGQCPMVAHWLGKHPEYDEFVDPVGS is encoded by the coding sequence ATGACGGAACCCGTGATCAACCAGGTTGCCGAGCGCAACAGATTCACCCTCAGTATCGGCGACGAGGTGATCGGCAAGGCGCTCTACACCGACGCCGACGGCCGACGCACGTTCGTGCACACCGAGGTCGACCCGGCACACGAGGGTCACGGCTACGCCAGCCTGCTCATCTCGACCGCGGTCGCCGAGACCCGCGACCAGAACCTACGCATCGTGGGCCAGTGCCCCATGGTGGCGCACTGGCTCGGCAAGCATCCCGAGTACGACGAGTTCGTCGACCCCGTCGGCAGCTAG
- a CDS encoding pyridoxamine 5'-phosphate oxidase family protein, producing MTDDTDLETIRTIIGAAKVAVLTTTSASGELHSRPLAVLDAPFEGSLWFFTADPSPKTDDIQGNPEVNVAYADGKGYLSIAGTATVEHNPTRIDQLWTPMAEAWFEQGKSDPSVALLRVDARSAEYWSVDKPGVVRAFEIAKAVITKTQPDIGENRTVAL from the coding sequence ATGACTGACGACACCGACCTCGAGACCATCCGCACGATCATCGGAGCAGCGAAGGTCGCGGTACTCACGACCACCTCCGCGTCCGGCGAGCTGCACAGCCGCCCGCTCGCCGTCCTCGACGCACCGTTCGAGGGTTCGCTCTGGTTCTTCACCGCCGACCCCAGCCCGAAGACCGACGATATCCAGGGCAACCCCGAGGTCAACGTGGCCTACGCCGACGGCAAGGGCTACCTGTCGATCGCCGGCACCGCGACCGTCGAGCACAACCCCACGCGCATCGACCAGTTGTGGACGCCGATGGCCGAGGCATGGTTCGAGCAGGGCAAGTCCGACCCCAGCGTCGCGCTGCTGCGCGTCGACGCCCGCAGCGCCGAATACTGGTCGGTCGACAAGCCGGGAGTGGTGCGCGCGTTCGAGATCGCCAAGGCCGTGATCACCAAGACCCAGCCCGACATCGGGGAAAACCGCACCGTCGCGCTCTGA
- a CDS encoding ATP-dependent DNA ligase — protein MGTLVYGNSNLEIEFDDRVLAHLQAVIVAKLRRDEGFLFSWKDEPGVGDGRSCIWMHRSIPLYFKYPASQPPAVNRLWLEALTVSANSPGGLRIVEEPAS, from the coding sequence GTGGGAACGCTGGTATATGGCAACTCGAATTTGGAAATCGAATTCGACGACCGGGTGCTCGCACATCTTCAGGCAGTGATCGTGGCGAAACTCCGTCGTGACGAAGGCTTCCTGTTCTCGTGGAAAGACGAGCCCGGTGTCGGCGACGGACGAAGCTGCATCTGGATGCACCGTTCGATCCCCCTCTACTTCAAGTACCCGGCCTCACAGCCGCCCGCCGTCAACCGGCTCTGGCTCGAAGCCCTCACCGTCAGCGCCAACAGCCCCGGCGGCCTGCGGATCGTCGAAGAGCCCGCGTCCTGA
- a CDS encoding TetR-like C-terminal domain-containing protein: MDASTAASNRATYRHGDLRQALLAAGLELARSGGPDAVVLRESTRQVGVSPNAAYRHFADRFALLAAVSATAQGLVADAMLDEVHAVTETPDAAADARARLRAVGTGYLRFAREEPGLFRTAFSVPDNLANSASPSKAGAAGLTPFEVLASALDELERVGALPSDRRQGSELLAWSAVHGLGMLVIDGPLRGLTDAMIDGATTRLLDLVERGL; encoded by the coding sequence TTGGACGCCAGCACCGCAGCCTCGAACCGCGCCACGTACCGGCACGGAGATTTGCGCCAGGCGCTGCTCGCCGCGGGTCTCGAACTGGCCCGGTCGGGCGGGCCCGACGCCGTTGTGCTGCGGGAGTCGACGCGCCAGGTGGGCGTCTCCCCCAACGCTGCCTACCGGCACTTCGCCGACCGGTTCGCCCTGCTCGCCGCTGTCTCGGCCACCGCGCAGGGCCTCGTCGCCGACGCCATGCTCGACGAGGTTCACGCGGTGACCGAGACCCCGGACGCCGCGGCCGACGCCCGCGCCCGGCTGCGGGCCGTCGGCACCGGCTACCTCCGGTTCGCCCGCGAAGAACCCGGCCTGTTCCGGACGGCGTTCTCCGTCCCCGACAATCTCGCGAATTCCGCGTCGCCGTCGAAGGCCGGCGCGGCCGGTCTCACGCCCTTCGAGGTGCTGGCCTCCGCCTTGGACGAGCTCGAGCGCGTCGGTGCGCTGCCGTCCGACCGCCGGCAGGGCAGCGAGCTGCTCGCCTGGTCGGCGGTGCACGGGCTCGGCATGCTCGTGATCGACGGCCCGCTGCGGGGGCTCACCGACGCCATGATCGACGGGGCCACCACGCGGTTGCTCGACCTGGTGGAACGCGGGCTCTGA
- a CDS encoding metallophosphoesterase family protein produces MPTRLLLLADTHVPKRARALSPQVWAAVDAADLVVHAGDWVEPPLLDELEARAARLVGVWGNNDGPELRRRLPEVARFTVDGLRFAVVHETGSAAGREERCDHDYPDTDVLVFGHSHIPWDTVAPGGLRLLNPGSPTDRRRQPVCTMMTATVDAGRLSQLTLVPVDR; encoded by the coding sequence ATGCCCACCCGGTTGCTGCTGCTTGCCGACACGCACGTGCCGAAGCGCGCACGGGCGCTGTCGCCGCAGGTGTGGGCCGCGGTCGACGCGGCCGACCTCGTCGTGCACGCGGGCGACTGGGTCGAACCGCCGCTGCTCGACGAGCTCGAGGCCCGTGCGGCTCGACTCGTCGGCGTGTGGGGCAACAACGACGGCCCCGAACTGCGGCGACGGCTGCCGGAGGTCGCCCGGTTCACGGTCGACGGTCTGCGCTTCGCCGTCGTACACGAGACGGGATCCGCGGCGGGCCGGGAGGAGCGCTGCGATCACGACTACCCCGACACCGACGTCCTCGTATTCGGGCACAGTCACATCCCGTGGGACACGGTGGCCCCGGGCGGGCTGCGCCTGCTCAACCCCGGCTCCCCCACCGACCGCCGCCGCCAGCCGGTGTGCACCATGATGACGGCGACGGTGGATGCCGGGCGGCTCTCGCAGCTCACCCTCGTACCGGTCGACCGCTAG
- a CDS encoding DUF3097 family protein, translated as MHDRYAGDPLAGFSKRPVLSAAPTVAAERDLVLEHAATGFVGAIVRIESSSVELEDRHGKIRAFPLGGGFLVDGQRVTLGPPAKKMAGPVRTASGSFRVADAAARVALPSRIYVEGRHDAELVERVWGDDLRVEGVVVEYLEGVDDLVGLVAEFGPGKTRRLGVLVDHLVPHSKESRIADAVARGPHGAHVLVVGHPFIDIWQAVKPARLGLREWPVIPRGTEWKHGICEALGWPHADQADIARAWKRILGQVNSYNDLEPVLLGRVEELIDFVTAPG; from the coding sequence GTGCACGACCGCTACGCCGGCGACCCGCTCGCCGGGTTCTCCAAACGCCCCGTGCTCAGCGCAGCACCCACCGTGGCCGCCGAGCGCGACCTCGTGCTCGAACACGCCGCCACCGGATTCGTCGGCGCCATCGTGCGTATCGAGAGCAGCAGCGTCGAGCTGGAAGACCGCCACGGCAAGATCCGGGCCTTCCCCCTCGGCGGCGGATTCCTCGTCGACGGCCAGCGTGTCACCCTCGGCCCGCCGGCGAAGAAAATGGCGGGGCCGGTCAGGACCGCCTCCGGCTCCTTCAGAGTGGCGGATGCCGCGGCCCGCGTCGCGCTCCCGAGCAGGATCTACGTCGAGGGCCGCCACGATGCGGAACTCGTCGAGCGCGTCTGGGGCGACGACCTGCGCGTCGAGGGCGTCGTCGTCGAGTACCTCGAGGGTGTCGACGACCTCGTCGGGCTCGTCGCCGAGTTCGGCCCGGGAAAGACCCGCAGGCTCGGGGTGCTCGTCGACCACCTGGTTCCCCACTCGAAGGAGAGCCGCATCGCCGACGCCGTGGCGCGCGGGCCGCACGGTGCGCACGTGCTCGTGGTGGGGCACCCGTTCATCGACATCTGGCAGGCGGTGAAACCGGCCAGGCTCGGACTGCGCGAGTGGCCCGTGATCCCGCGAGGTACCGAGTGGAAGCACGGTATCTGCGAGGCGCTCGGCTGGCCGCACGCGGACCAGGCCGACATCGCCCGGGCGTGGAAGCGCATCCTCGGTCAGGTGAATTCCTACAACGATCTCGAGCCCGTGCTGCTCGGAAGAGTCGAAGAACTCATCGATTTCGTCACCGCTCCGGGGTAG
- a CDS encoding VOC family protein: protein MEFRTGQPRWADLVSRDTDRAVDFYTGLFGWQATAAPSEFGGYITFSRDGHNVGGLMENGPDPGVDDIWTVYLEVDDARETAEAAQTEGAEVLELEDLADLGTWLVITDPTGARVGGWQNIAHTGFETTRGAGAPVWAEEHTRDYRAAVAFYETVFGWETEVLSDTDDYRFTTLGRGADAVAGIQDDSATLAEIEPSYWELYFGVANANETAVRITELGGALLERVADTEYGRMGHAVDPTGARFAILQVA from the coding sequence ATGGAATTCCGGACCGGCCAGCCTCGCTGGGCCGACCTCGTCTCTCGGGATACAGACAGGGCCGTCGACTTCTACACCGGGCTCTTCGGCTGGCAGGCGACGGCCGCGCCATCCGAGTTCGGCGGGTACATCACCTTCAGCCGCGACGGCCATAACGTCGGCGGCCTCATGGAGAACGGGCCGGACCCCGGGGTGGACGACATCTGGACGGTCTACCTGGAGGTGGACGATGCCCGGGAGACCGCGGAGGCTGCACAGACGGAGGGCGCCGAGGTGCTCGAACTCGAGGACCTCGCCGACCTCGGCACGTGGCTCGTGATCACCGACCCGACCGGCGCCCGCGTCGGAGGCTGGCAGAACATCGCCCACACAGGGTTCGAGACGACCCGCGGGGCGGGCGCACCCGTGTGGGCAGAGGAGCACACCCGCGACTACCGCGCCGCCGTGGCCTTCTACGAGACGGTCTTCGGCTGGGAGACCGAAGTGCTGAGCGACACCGACGACTACCGCTTCACCACGCTGGGCCGCGGCGCCGACGCTGTCGCCGGCATCCAAGACGACAGCGCGACTCTCGCCGAGATCGAGCCGTCGTACTGGGAACTGTACTTCGGGGTCGCCAACGCCAACGAGACGGCGGTGCGGATCACCGAACTCGGCGGCGCACTCCTCGAACGGGTCGCCGACACCGAGTACGGCCGCATGGGTCACGCTGTCGACCCCACCGGAGCGCGGTTCGCCATATTGCAAGTGGCGTAG
- a CDS encoding FBP domain-containing protein: protein MKPLSETDIRSSIVNASRGDIDRMPLPGLHEVMWDDREYLGWRDPQSRLRGYLVHWAGDVPVGIVLRASEVGLTRGISAMCAFCRTPQPSHQVTMFTAPRAGQAGRDGNTIGTYICDDLACSLMIRILPAAHPLNPDPADVVAARAEGLLTRVQNFTADILRTA from the coding sequence GTGAAGCCACTCAGCGAGACCGACATCCGCTCCAGCATCGTCAATGCCTCGCGTGGGGACATCGACCGGATGCCCCTCCCCGGCCTGCACGAGGTCATGTGGGACGACCGGGAATACCTCGGCTGGCGCGATCCGCAGTCGCGGCTCCGTGGCTACCTCGTGCACTGGGCGGGCGACGTGCCCGTCGGCATCGTGCTGCGTGCCTCCGAGGTCGGGCTCACCCGGGGCATCTCGGCCATGTGCGCGTTCTGCCGTACCCCGCAACCCTCGCACCAGGTCACCATGTTCACAGCCCCGCGTGCCGGCCAGGCCGGGCGCGACGGCAACACGATCGGCACCTATATCTGCGACGACCTCGCCTGCTCGCTCATGATCCGCATCCTCCCCGCCGCGCACCCGCTGAACCCCGACCCGGCCGACGTCGTCGCCGCGCGTGCCGAGGGGCTTCTCACCCGGGTGCAGAACTTCACCGCCGACATCCTGCGCACCGCCTGA
- a CDS encoding VOC family protein: MFTPSGAFSGFSVDDIDAAAEFYGNTLGLTVSRNGMGILELHLDSGATVIAYPKPNHEPATFTILNFDVDDVESAVDDLNARGVVTTIYDSSEMPVDGKGIMRGNGPDIAWFRDPAGNVLSVLKG; this comes from the coding sequence ATGTTCACACCGAGCGGAGCCTTCAGCGGCTTCTCCGTCGACGACATCGACGCGGCAGCCGAGTTCTACGGAAACACGCTCGGGCTCACCGTGAGCCGGAACGGCATGGGGATCCTCGAGCTGCACCTGGACAGCGGGGCGACGGTGATCGCCTACCCCAAGCCGAACCACGAGCCGGCCACGTTCACGATCCTCAACTTCGACGTCGACGACGTGGAGTCGGCGGTCGACGACCTCAACGCACGCGGCGTCGTGACGACGATCTACGACAGCTCGGAGATGCCCGTCGACGGCAAGGGGATCATGCGGGGCAACGGGCCCGACATCGCCTGGTTCCGCGACCCCGCCGGCAACGTGCTCTCGGTGCTCAAGGGGTAA
- a CDS encoding VanZ family protein gives MFRRHPLLSLLTVVYLAGLAWVTLTPSANSERAFSLLGRLVDLFQRYDSTDWVTWDRAEFIANIVLFMPMGVFVVLLLGRRRWWAAIVVGLLASCWIELAQSVWLPDRVSDPRDLASNTLGTCIGVLGALVITWPAAVRDRRTQARTARQAGV, from the coding sequence GTGTTCCGCCGCCACCCCCTCCTCAGCTTGCTGACGGTGGTGTACCTCGCAGGGCTCGCCTGGGTGACTCTGACGCCCTCCGCGAACAGCGAGCGGGCGTTCTCGCTGCTCGGCCGTCTCGTCGACCTCTTCCAGCGCTACGACTCGACCGACTGGGTGACCTGGGACCGCGCCGAGTTCATCGCGAACATCGTGCTCTTTATGCCGATGGGGGTCTTCGTCGTCCTCCTGCTCGGTCGCCGCCGCTGGTGGGCCGCGATCGTCGTCGGTCTGCTCGCCTCCTGCTGGATCGAACTCGCCCAGAGCGTCTGGCTGCCCGACCGCGTCTCCGACCCCCGCGACCTCGCCTCCAACACGCTCGGAACCTGCATCGGCGTGCTCGGCGCGCTCGTGATCACCTGGCCCGCCGCCGTCCGTGACCGACGGACGCAGGCACGCACGGCACGTCAGGCCGGCGTCTAG
- a CDS encoding long-chain-fatty-acid--CoA ligase, with translation MTDYTPRPWLASYAPGVPHEIELPEGSLYDLVKHSVDEFGENVALEFFGATTTYARLGEQINRAAEGLRKLGVKKGDPVALVLPNAPQHIVAFYAVLRLGAIVVEHNPLYTPRELRHQFEDHGAKFVIAWNKVVETIQAFPEDVAVDTIVSVDITRAMPLLTRTMLRLPISKARESRAALTTSVRNTVLWKDLVANKPIADSVPRPGADDVALLQYTSGTTGTPKGATLSHVNLTTNAAQSRAWVPTIPRGTAVVYAVLPMFHAYGLTLCLTFAMSMGSRLVLFPKFDPDLVLAVAKKRPATFLPAVPPIYERLAKAAKDKGVSLQGIQIAISGAMPLSAAVVEPWEAETGGYLVEGYGLSETSPVLMANPVGPTRRAGTVGLPLPNTEVRVVDPENPTVDRAPGESGELIVRGPQVFSGYWRKPEESAAVFVESTDDGAHWFRTGDIVRIDEDGFVSIVDRIKELIITGGFNVAPSEVEECLRGFPGIADAAVVGLPDAHSGEAVVAAVVLDAGATLDEDGVRAHVRANLTPYKVPKRFVVVEELPKSLIGKVLRRQVRDTLLAGD, from the coding sequence GTGACCGACTACACGCCTCGCCCTTGGCTGGCCAGCTACGCCCCCGGAGTCCCCCACGAGATCGAGCTGCCCGAGGGCTCTCTGTACGACCTCGTGAAGCACTCCGTCGACGAATTCGGCGAGAACGTGGCGCTCGAATTCTTCGGCGCGACCACCACCTACGCCCGACTCGGCGAGCAGATCAACCGCGCGGCCGAGGGCCTCCGCAAGCTCGGCGTGAAGAAGGGCGACCCCGTCGCCCTCGTGCTTCCCAACGCCCCGCAGCACATCGTGGCGTTCTACGCGGTGCTGCGGCTCGGCGCGATCGTGGTCGAGCACAACCCGCTCTACACGCCGCGCGAACTCCGCCACCAGTTCGAAGACCACGGCGCCAAGTTCGTCATCGCCTGGAACAAGGTGGTCGAGACGATCCAGGCTTTCCCCGAGGATGTCGCGGTGGACACCATCGTCTCCGTGGACATCACCCGCGCCATGCCCCTGCTCACGCGCACGATGCTCCGTCTGCCGATCTCGAAGGCGCGTGAGTCGCGCGCGGCCCTGACCACTTCCGTGCGGAACACCGTCCTCTGGAAGGACCTCGTCGCGAACAAGCCGATCGCCGACTCCGTGCCGCGACCCGGCGCCGACGATGTCGCGCTGCTGCAGTACACGAGCGGCACCACGGGCACCCCGAAGGGCGCCACACTGAGCCACGTGAACCTCACCACGAACGCCGCGCAGTCGCGCGCCTGGGTGCCGACGATCCCCCGCGGCACCGCCGTCGTCTACGCGGTGCTCCCGATGTTCCACGCCTACGGGCTCACGCTCTGCCTCACCTTCGCGATGAGCATGGGGTCCCGGCTCGTGCTGTTCCCGAAGTTCGACCCCGACCTCGTGCTCGCCGTCGCGAAGAAGCGTCCGGCCACGTTCCTGCCCGCGGTCCCCCCGATCTACGAGCGGCTCGCGAAGGCCGCGAAGGACAAGGGCGTCTCGCTCCAGGGCATCCAGATCGCCATCTCCGGCGCCATGCCGCTCTCCGCGGCCGTCGTCGAGCCGTGGGAGGCCGAGACCGGCGGGTACCTCGTCGAGGGCTACGGCCTCTCCGAGACGTCGCCCGTGCTGATGGCGAACCCCGTCGGCCCGACGCGTCGCGCCGGCACCGTCGGACTCCCGCTGCCCAACACCGAGGTGCGTGTCGTCGACCCCGAGAACCCCACGGTCGACCGCGCCCCGGGCGAGTCGGGCGAGCTCATCGTGCGCGGCCCCCAGGTGTTCAGCGGCTACTGGCGCAAGCCCGAGGAGAGCGCGGCGGTCTTCGTCGAGTCGACCGACGACGGCGCCCACTGGTTCCGCACCGGCGACATCGTGCGCATCGACGAGGACGGTTTCGTCAGCATCGTCGACCGCATCAAGGAACTGATCATCACCGGCGGGTTCAACGTCGCACCGAGCGAGGTCGAAGAGTGCCTCCGCGGGTTCCCGGGCATCGCCGACGCCGCCGTCGTCGGTCTGCCCGACGCCCACTCCGGCGAGGCTGTCGTCGCCGCGGTCGTGCTCGACGCCGGCGCCACGCTCGACGAGGACGGCGTGCGCGCCCACGTGCGCGCCAACCTCACGCCCTACAAGGTGCCCAAGCGCTTCGTCGTCGTGGAAGAACTGCCCAAGTCGCTCATCGGCAAGGTGCTGCGACGCCAGGTGCGCGACACGCTGCTCGCCGGAGACTGA
- a CDS encoding ATP-dependent DNA ligase: protein MGKILYGESGIEVVFDDRAMAHLQLVIGAKLRRRESFFFSWKDDASVGDGRSSIWLDSSIPLYFRYSGSKPVTINREWLDILTLSAHTAQGLQFTGEPNGDTPAPRSQV, encoded by the coding sequence ATGGGCAAAATACTGTACGGCGAATCAGGCATCGAAGTGGTTTTCGACGACAGGGCGATGGCGCATCTGCAATTGGTCATCGGCGCCAAGCTGCGTCGTCGTGAGAGCTTCTTCTTCTCCTGGAAAGACGATGCGAGCGTCGGCGACGGGCGCAGCAGTATCTGGCTCGACTCCTCGATCCCGCTCTACTTCCGCTACTCGGGCAGCAAGCCCGTCACCATCAACCGCGAATGGCTCGACATCCTCACGCTCTCCGCCCACACCGCACAGGGTCTCCAGTTCACCGGCGAACCGAACGGCGACACCCCGGCGCCGCGGTCGCAGGTCTGA
- a CDS encoding DUF7059 domain-containing protein codes for MTSDLISRLRDDLFAAPFTTIAIDDLWGEDAAAALRRGQREPARRALVAAEGAGTLATLFILGLPVGARQLDDALPALGVAGAVALGLVVRDGDAVRPLVDLRPHAFVDALGPGSWWIASDLGEAALGHAIGENHVLGVGGASTTLAGLMLGTRVDTVLDLGTGCGIQALHAARHAKRVIATDISERALALARFNAELNGVTSIEFRLGSLYEPVAGERVDHIVSNPPFVITPRVEGVPEYEYRDGGLAGDDLVASVIAGAAAALVPGGVAQLLGNWEYRDGADAFDRLNEWLDGTGLDAWIVEREVQDAALYAETWIRDGGILPRTPEFDRLYTAWLDDFAARGATAVGFGYVTLRRPLAGEPTLRRLERLTGPLGHNAAGLGVHIAATLAAHDSVAGLDDAALAQATFAVAGDVTEERHYWPGDEHPTVMDLRQGGGFGRTFPLGTALAAVVGASDGELPIGAICSAVAQLLEVDESELLAEVLPSVRDLVVEGFLLVI; via the coding sequence GTGACTTCCGACCTCATCTCCCGTCTACGCGACGACCTCTTCGCGGCTCCCTTCACCACGATCGCGATCGACGACCTCTGGGGCGAGGATGCCGCGGCAGCCCTTCGCCGAGGCCAGCGTGAACCCGCGAGACGTGCGCTCGTCGCGGCGGAGGGTGCCGGCACGCTCGCGACCCTCTTCATCCTGGGCCTGCCGGTGGGGGCGAGGCAGCTCGACGACGCCCTGCCCGCGCTCGGAGTCGCCGGGGCCGTCGCCCTCGGTCTCGTCGTCCGTGACGGCGACGCGGTGCGGCCGCTCGTCGACCTCAGGCCGCACGCCTTCGTCGACGCTCTCGGTCCCGGCAGCTGGTGGATCGCCTCCGATCTCGGCGAGGCCGCGCTCGGCCACGCCATCGGCGAAAACCACGTGCTCGGCGTCGGCGGGGCGTCGACCACCCTGGCCGGGCTCATGCTCGGCACCCGCGTGGATACCGTGCTCGACCTGGGCACCGGCTGCGGCATCCAAGCCCTGCATGCCGCCCGTCACGCCAAACGGGTCATCGCCACCGACATCTCCGAGCGCGCACTCGCACTCGCCCGGTTCAACGCCGAACTCAACGGGGTGACGTCGATCGAGTTCCGTTTGGGCAGCCTCTACGAGCCGGTCGCGGGGGAGCGCGTCGACCACATCGTGTCGAACCCGCCCTTCGTGATCACGCCCCGCGTCGAGGGAGTGCCCGAGTACGAGTACCGCGACGGAGGGCTCGCCGGCGACGACCTGGTCGCGTCGGTCATCGCGGGCGCGGCTGCCGCCCTGGTGCCGGGAGGCGTCGCCCAGCTGCTCGGCAACTGGGAGTACCGCGACGGCGCCGACGCATTCGACCGTCTGAACGAGTGGCTCGACGGCACCGGTCTCGACGCCTGGATCGTGGAGCGCGAGGTGCAGGACGCGGCGCTCTACGCCGAGACCTGGATCCGCGACGGCGGGATCCTGCCGCGCACGCCAGAGTTCGACCGCCTCTACACCGCGTGGCTCGACGACTTCGCGGCACGCGGGGCCACCGCGGTGGGCTTCGGCTACGTCACCCTGCGTCGTCCGCTCGCCGGCGAGCCCACCCTTCGTCGGCTGGAGCGGCTGACCGGGCCGCTCGGCCACAACGCCGCCGGACTCGGCGTGCACATCGCGGCGACGCTGGCCGCACACGACAGTGTCGCGGGCCTCGACGACGCGGCGCTCGCGCAGGCGACGTTCGCTGTCGCCGGGGACGTGACGGAGGAACGCCACTACTGGCCGGGCGACGAACACCCCACGGTGATGGACCTGCGGCAGGGCGGCGGTTTCGGCCGCACGTTCCCGCTCGGCACCGCACTCGCCGCCGTGGTCGGCGCGAGCGACGGCGAACTGCCGATCGGCGCGATCTGCTCGGCGGTCGCCCAGCTGCTCGAGGTGGACGAGTCCGAGTTGCTCGCCGAGGTGTTGCCGAGCGTGCGCGACCTGGTCGTCGAGGGATTTCTGTTGGTGATCTAG
- a CDS encoding TIGR03086 family metal-binding protein, protein MTNTNATTTDFDWVALQHRAHQEFAKRIAAVDDWSGPTPDTDWTVRDLVAHVVEEQQWVPHLLAGRSIAQAKASIETLRDDLAEEWALYSLAASAAWKSTPADANVQLSYDTVTVEAYLREQVADVTIHAWDLARAVGADETLDDELVRAVWTVFEPQRDALEASGLFASPVPVADDAPLQSRLLAITGRDDRR, encoded by the coding sequence GTGACGAACACGAACGCGACGACCACAGATTTCGACTGGGTGGCACTGCAGCACCGCGCGCACCAGGAATTCGCGAAGCGCATCGCCGCGGTCGACGACTGGTCGGGCCCGACTCCCGACACCGACTGGACGGTCCGCGACCTCGTGGCGCACGTCGTCGAAGAGCAGCAGTGGGTTCCGCACCTGCTGGCCGGCCGCTCGATCGCGCAGGCGAAAGCGAGCATCGAGACCCTGCGCGACGACCTGGCCGAAGAATGGGCCCTGTACTCGCTGGCCGCGTCCGCCGCGTGGAAGAGCACGCCGGCGGACGCCAACGTGCAGCTCTCCTACGACACCGTCACGGTCGAGGCGTACCTGCGCGAGCAGGTGGCCGACGTCACTATCCACGCGTGGGATCTCGCCCGGGCCGTGGGCGCCGACGAGACGCTCGACGACGAGCTCGTGCGCGCGGTGTGGACGGTATTCGAACCGCAGCGCGACGCGCTCGAGGCCAGCGGCCTGTTCGCGTCGCCCGTGCCCGTCGCCGACGACGCCCCGCTGCAGTCACGTCTGCTCGCCATCACGGGCCGCGACGACCGCCGCTAG
- a CDS encoding PaaI family thioesterase has protein sequence MTAQNDVVRSRTIEWDDPMIGATKATTMPGLDYLQAMIDGEIPPPPIVTLMSMTLVSVERGSATFTCQPDESHYNPIGAVHGGFVCTALDSAAGCAVQSTLPAGTGYTSLEIKVSYLRAVSATTGPLTVVGTVVKPGSRIAFAEAVVTDSENRVVATASSTLLVFPIPGA, from the coding sequence ATGACCGCACAGAACGACGTCGTCCGTAGTCGCACCATCGAGTGGGACGACCCGATGATCGGCGCCACCAAGGCGACCACGATGCCGGGACTCGACTATCTGCAGGCGATGATCGACGGGGAGATTCCGCCGCCGCCCATCGTCACACTGATGAGCATGACGCTCGTGTCGGTGGAGCGCGGCAGCGCGACCTTTACCTGCCAGCCCGACGAATCGCACTACAACCCGATCGGAGCCGTGCACGGGGGTTTCGTCTGCACCGCACTCGACTCGGCCGCCGGGTGTGCCGTGCAATCGACCCTGCCGGCCGGCACCGGGTACACCTCGCTCGAGATCAAGGTCAGCTACCTGCGCGCGGTGAGCGCGACGACGGGCCCGCTGACCGTGGTCGGCACCGTGGTCAAGCCGGGGTCGCGGATCGCCTTCGCGGAGGCCGTGGTCACCGACAGCGAGAACCGCGTCGTGGCGACGGCGAGCAGCACGCTGCTGGTCTTCCCGATCCCTGGCGCCTGA
- a CDS encoding YdeI/OmpD-associated family protein, with protein MAQFTATLIQQGTSATGFEVPDEVIASFNAGKRVAVVATFGGHSYRTTVGPYRGANMMPVSAAVREASGVSAGDEVLVTLELDDQPRTVEVPADLAAALDADPAVRAAFDTLSYSNQRAHVLSVEGAKTDETRQRRIAKVVDSF; from the coding sequence ATGGCGCAGTTCACCGCAACCCTGATCCAGCAGGGCACGTCCGCTACCGGCTTCGAGGTTCCCGACGAGGTGATCGCGAGCTTCAACGCCGGCAAGCGCGTCGCCGTCGTCGCGACGTTCGGCGGCCACAGCTACCGCACGACCGTGGGCCCGTACCGCGGCGCCAACATGATGCCGGTGAGTGCCGCCGTTAGGGAGGCGTCGGGCGTCTCCGCGGGTGACGAGGTGCTCGTCACCCTCGAGCTCGACGACCAGCCGCGCACCGTCGAGGTGCCGGCCGACCTGGCCGCGGCCCTCGACGCCGACCCCGCGGTGCGCGCCGCGTTCGACACGCTGTCGTACAGCAACCAGCGCGCCCACGTGCTCTCTGTCGAGGGAGCGAAGACCGACGAGACGCGGCAGCGCCGCATCGCGAAGGTCGTGGACTCCTTCTAG